One genomic segment of Aquipluma nitroreducens includes these proteins:
- a CDS encoding DUF5320 family protein: MPQLDGTGPEKKDSGTGRKLGKCQIIPKEEALEKLGKGMGLRRRTGGGQGRGKRLQSGLKIK, from the coding sequence ATGCCACAATTAGACGGAACTGGTCCTGAAAAAAAGGATTCAGGAACAGGCAGGAAACTGGGGAAATGCCAGATTATACCCAAAGAAGAAGCGCTTGAAAAGTTAGGGAAAGGCATGGGTTTGCGCCGGAGAACCGGTGGCGGGCAAGGTCGTGGGAAACGTTTACAAAGCGGTTTGAAAATTAAATAA
- a CDS encoding NifB/NifX family molybdenum-iron cluster-binding protein: MKVAITSTGNSAESKLDSHFGRCSYFVIYDTISQSIEFIPNPNKENVEGAGQASVQLVASKGAEKVVSGEFGAKVKSIFDSLKIQLVVLNNPEKKISEIIKLLNHKN, encoded by the coding sequence ATGAAAGTAGCAATTACATCAACCGGGAACAGCGCCGAATCAAAACTTGACAGCCATTTTGGCCGTTGCTCTTATTTTGTGATTTACGATACGATAAGCCAGTCAATTGAATTTATTCCAAACCCAAATAAAGAAAATGTTGAAGGCGCAGGACAGGCATCTGTACAATTAGTTGCCTCAAAAGGCGCCGAAAAAGTGGTGTCGGGTGAATTCGGCGCAAAAGTAAAATCCATTTTCGACAGTCTTAAAATTCAACTTGTTGTACTCAATAATCCTGAAAAAAAGATCAGTGAAATTATAAAATTGTTGAACCACAAAAATTAA
- a CDS encoding DUF134 domain-containing protein, which produces MPRPKRIRKMNNPPHFKGFRPIGLPEENNPVVINFEEYEAIRLSDFELNGQVEAAKIMEVSRPTFARIYESARRKVAQAFVHGKAIVFEGGKVYFDTEWYSCKNCGCWFNHPEKELEVKNCTLCGSTNIEQYNESPRLNSAEDICICPKCGYEKVHLPTTPCRNEICPDCNCQMVRKGTPHNHRISNENCN; this is translated from the coding sequence ATGCCAAGACCAAAGCGAATACGTAAAATGAATAATCCTCCTCATTTTAAGGGATTCAGGCCTATTGGGTTACCCGAAGAAAATAACCCCGTCGTTATTAATTTCGAGGAGTATGAAGCCATTCGACTAAGTGATTTTGAACTTAATGGCCAGGTGGAAGCTGCTAAAATCATGGAAGTTTCACGACCTACTTTTGCCCGTATCTACGAAAGCGCTCGCCGCAAAGTCGCTCAAGCTTTTGTTCACGGCAAAGCAATTGTTTTTGAAGGAGGTAAGGTATATTTCGACACCGAGTGGTATTCGTGCAAAAATTGTGGCTGCTGGTTTAATCATCCGGAGAAGGAACTGGAAGTCAAGAATTGTACGCTTTGTGGCTCTACCAATATTGAACAGTACAATGAGAGCCCCAGGTTAAATTCAGCAGAGGATATTTGTATTTGTCCAAAGTGTGGATACGAAAAGGTTCATTTGCCAACAACTCCGTGCAGAAATGAGATTTGTCCGGATTGTAATTGCCAAATGGTGCGAAAAGGAACTCCTCACAATCATAGAATAAGTAACGAAAATTGTAATTAA
- a CDS encoding YeeE/YedE thiosulfate transporter family protein, with protein MGPLVPNIISNEFNLIVALIAGIGFGFTLEQAGFSSTKKLVGLFYGYDFTVLKVFFTAGITAMIGVLLFGQMGILDLCLIYINPTFLWSALVGGAIMGLGFIIGGFCPGTSVCAASIGKLDGLAFVFGSGLGVIAFAEGYPMFEKIYLAEAWGPVLINEKLGMSKIVFGFLLTAIAFIAFFLTRLIEKRVNNDQSKLPKKRILAYVSAVGFAFFVLIVIAVMPDRYSRLESRMNQAFAHSDLTSVEVPADKLATEIVNNYYRTNIIDVRSPEAFKAYHLPFAINIPFDKMTDRQWKTILDQKHKTNYFYADDQQLARKGYLKAQFLGKAENYILIESSSDFKNLFSNLTPPDSNASKNELNTYNFRQKAATDMKILVEALKNSTEPVIVKTSKIKGGC; from the coding sequence ATGGGACCATTAGTACCAAATATTATCAGCAATGAATTTAATCTGATCGTTGCACTAATTGCCGGAATTGGCTTCGGATTTACTCTTGAGCAGGCAGGCTTTTCTTCAACAAAAAAATTGGTTGGTTTATTCTACGGCTACGATTTTACCGTGCTTAAAGTATTTTTTACCGCCGGAATAACCGCCATGATTGGAGTCTTGTTGTTCGGCCAGATGGGAATTCTCGATTTGTGCCTGATCTATATCAATCCTACATTTCTTTGGTCCGCGCTCGTTGGTGGAGCAATCATGGGGCTGGGTTTTATTATTGGTGGCTTTTGCCCCGGAACCAGTGTTTGTGCTGCCTCTATTGGAAAACTTGACGGCCTGGCTTTTGTATTCGGATCGGGACTTGGCGTTATTGCTTTTGCTGAAGGATACCCGATGTTCGAAAAGATATACCTCGCTGAAGCCTGGGGACCGGTTCTGATTAACGAAAAACTGGGAATGTCGAAAATTGTGTTCGGATTCCTCCTGACTGCAATTGCATTTATCGCCTTTTTTCTCACCCGCTTAATCGAAAAAAGAGTAAACAATGATCAGTCGAAACTACCCAAAAAGCGCATACTTGCTTACGTATCGGCTGTGGGTTTTGCATTTTTTGTGTTAATTGTCATCGCCGTTATGCCCGATCGCTACAGTCGTTTGGAATCCCGAATGAATCAGGCATTCGCTCATTCAGATCTGACTTCGGTGGAAGTTCCGGCAGACAAGCTGGCAACAGAGATCGTAAATAATTATTACCGCACCAATATCATCGATGTTCGCTCTCCTGAAGCTTTTAAAGCCTATCATTTGCCTTTTGCGATTAATATTCCGTTTGACAAGATGACTGACAGGCAATGGAAAACAATTCTGGATCAAAAACACAAAACAAACTATTTTTATGCTGACGATCAACAACTTGCCAGGAAAGGATATTTGAAAGCTCAATTTCTGGGCAAAGCTGAAAATTATATTCTCATCGAATCGTCGTCGGATTTTAAGAACTTATTTTCCAACCTGACACCTCCAGATTCGAATGCAAGCAAAAATGAGTTGAACACTTATAATTTCAGGCAAAAAGCAGCCACTGACATGAAAATATTGGTTGAAGCGCTTAAAAATTCGACTGAACCAGTGATTGTGAAAACATCAAAAATAAAAGGTGGGTGTTAA
- a CDS encoding YeiH family protein, with translation MNVPKIIYIGAILICAFPFIDTPFALLIGIILAQTIKHPFHKTSKKLTHILLQVSVVGLGFGMNAWQALDAGKQGLLFTIFSIVTTLTLGLLIGKRLKVENNTSYLISTGTAICGGSAIAAISSIIKSNEKQISTALGTVFVLNSVALFLFPWIGHLLHLSQHQFGVWAAIAIHDTSSVVGAANQYGAEALQIATTIKLERALWIIPLAIISVFVFKSESKKVKIPYFIFLFVLAMLLNTFVPAIHAEASAIVVISKIGLKITLFLIGSSLSKELVASVGIKPLIQGVLLWAFISVLSLVVIIHTVL, from the coding sequence ATGAACGTACCAAAAATTATCTACATTGGAGCTATTCTAATATGCGCCTTCCCTTTTATTGATACACCATTTGCCTTACTCATCGGAATTATCCTGGCACAAACCATTAAACATCCGTTTCACAAAACGAGCAAAAAACTAACTCATATTTTATTGCAGGTTTCGGTTGTTGGTTTGGGTTTCGGAATGAATGCCTGGCAAGCGCTCGATGCCGGTAAACAAGGCCTTTTATTTACCATCTTTTCAATAGTCACCACACTCACTTTAGGCTTGTTAATTGGTAAACGACTGAAAGTTGAAAACAACACATCGTACCTGATTTCGACTGGAACAGCCATTTGCGGGGGAAGTGCAATTGCCGCAATTTCTTCGATTATCAAGTCGAACGAAAAACAAATATCAACTGCTTTAGGAACTGTTTTTGTTCTGAATTCAGTCGCTCTTTTTCTATTCCCATGGATTGGTCATCTCTTGCATCTTTCACAGCATCAATTTGGAGTGTGGGCAGCCATAGCCATTCACGATACCAGCTCGGTGGTTGGTGCAGCCAATCAATATGGAGCCGAGGCGCTGCAAATAGCCACCACCATCAAACTCGAAAGGGCCTTGTGGATTATCCCATTGGCCATAATCTCAGTGTTCGTTTTTAAAAGCGAGTCAAAAAAGGTAAAAATCCCCTATTTTATCTTCCTCTTTGTTTTGGCCATGCTGCTCAACACGTTTGTGCCAGCCATACATGCCGAAGCTTCAGCAATCGTGGTGATTTCAAAAATTGGACTAAAAATTACACTCTTTTTAATCGGGTCAAGTCTTTCAAAAGAACTTGTTGCTTCAGTCGGCATAAAACCGCTCATCCAGGGAGTCTTACTTTGGGCTTTCATTTCGGTTTTATCACTAGTGGTAATTATCCATACTGTTTTGTAA
- a CDS encoding redoxin domain-containing protein, protein MDNFFYLHEIKTSRIGDQAPAFRSVTTQGTIYFPADYFGRWVILFSYSPDFAPESTSVLKRLTAVQNDFKALNCEIIGVSVDGLRSLKATSRSFKERTEYNGRKDPEIKIPLIEDITMEVAIKYGMIPSDENHVKSVRWVFIIDPQCMIRSVINSPLAVGLNFNELKRVIVALQTEDAFCDKITAVEYDIAGKHIENQMLGTKSPKWFLCTKELSEEKVMNSN, encoded by the coding sequence ATGGATAACTTCTTTTATCTTCATGAAATTAAGACTTCTCGCATTGGCGACCAGGCTCCTGCATTTAGATCTGTAACAACGCAAGGTACTATCTATTTTCCTGCCGATTATTTTGGCCGATGGGTCATTCTATTCAGCTATTCTCCCGATTTTGCTCCTGAATCTACTTCAGTACTTAAGAGGTTAACTGCTGTGCAGAATGACTTTAAAGCGCTTAATTGTGAAATTATTGGTGTATCGGTTGATGGACTTCGTAGTCTAAAAGCCACATCGCGATCCTTCAAAGAGCGAACGGAGTACAATGGCAGGAAAGATCCCGAAATAAAAATTCCGCTCATCGAAGATATTACCATGGAGGTGGCCATAAAATATGGGATGATTCCATCAGACGAGAACCATGTGAAATCGGTTCGCTGGGTATTTATTATTGATCCACAGTGCATGATCAGAAGTGTAATTAATTCTCCTTTAGCTGTGGGGCTTAATTTTAATGAATTGAAACGCGTAATTGTAGCCCTTCAAACAGAAGATGCTTTTTGTGATAAAATTACAGCCGTTGAATACGACATTGCTGGTAAACACATTGAAAACCAAATGTTAGGCACGAAATCTCCGAAGTGGTTTTTGTGCACCAAAGAATTATCGGAAGAAAAAGTGATGAACTCAAATTAA
- a CDS encoding LysR substrate-binding domain-containing protein — translation MVDFRLKVFQSVALNLSFTKASNELFITQPAISKHIKELESEYEVKLFNRTGNKISLTTAGEILLAYTERITSLHNEIKFELGQLNGNPEGALRIGASSTISQYVIPAALAKFNRRFPEIKLSLINGNTEAIEKRLLKNEIDIGIVEGKPSNPDIRYSSFLNDELLVFTSAQNTILPNPVSNDEFLKLPLVLRERGSGTLEIIEKNLLQSQVSPKQLNVLLFLGSTEAIKSFIKTGNGVGIVSRFAIEQELSNNIFRLINTSGLKFDRQFYFISPQGPEPVGLVKLFLNFVQQHYNL, via the coding sequence ATGGTTGATTTCCGACTAAAAGTTTTTCAAAGTGTTGCGCTGAATTTGAGCTTTACAAAAGCATCGAACGAGTTGTTTATTACTCAGCCAGCCATTTCGAAGCACATTAAAGAGCTGGAATCGGAGTATGAGGTAAAACTCTTTAACCGCACTGGAAATAAAATATCGCTTACAACAGCCGGCGAAATTTTACTGGCCTATACTGAGCGCATCACTTCGCTACACAACGAAATCAAATTTGAATTAGGCCAACTCAACGGAAATCCGGAAGGCGCCCTTCGGATAGGGGCAAGTTCTACGATATCACAATATGTGATCCCAGCCGCTCTGGCAAAGTTCAACCGTCGATTTCCTGAAATAAAGCTATCGCTCATTAACGGGAATACCGAAGCTATTGAAAAACGCCTACTGAAAAACGAAATTGACATTGGAATTGTAGAGGGAAAACCTTCGAATCCCGACATCAGGTACTCTTCATTCCTGAACGACGAACTATTGGTCTTTACCTCGGCACAAAACACAATCCTTCCAAACCCGGTTTCAAACGACGAATTTCTGAAACTTCCACTGGTGCTGCGCGAAAGAGGTTCAGGAACACTGGAGATCATCGAAAAAAATCTTCTGCAAAGCCAGGTTAGCCCGAAACAGTTGAATGTATTGCTGTTTTTGGGAAGCACCGAGGCCATTAAATCGTTTATAAAAACAGGCAATGGCGTTGGAATTGTATCGCGCTTTGCAATAGAGCAGGAATTATCAAACAATATCTTCAGATTAATTAACACTTCAGGCCTAAAATTTGACCGTCAGTTTTATTTCATTTCGCCTCAAGGCCCTGAACCTGTTGGGCTTGTCAAGCTATTCCTGAATTTCGTTCAACAGCACTATAACTTGTAG
- a CDS encoding YeeE/YedE thiosulfate transporter family protein, which yields MKPNKYMNPYMAGFLLGLVLLGTIYVTGRGLGASGAIKRVVVTSVVEVAPQHSANTPFIKSYHEEHPGGPLKDWLVWEVIGVVIGSFFSGVISNRVGIKLERGPNITNSTRIIAAIIGGALFGLGSQLGRGCTSGAALSGMAVMSFGGIITMIAIFGSAYSFAYLFRKLWLK from the coding sequence ATGAAACCAAATAAATACATGAACCCATATATGGCCGGGTTTTTACTTGGCTTGGTTTTGCTCGGAACAATATATGTGACCGGGCGAGGCCTGGGAGCCAGTGGCGCAATTAAAAGAGTGGTTGTTACTTCAGTTGTTGAGGTGGCGCCCCAACATTCGGCCAATACACCTTTCATCAAATCGTATCACGAAGAGCATCCCGGAGGACCATTGAAAGATTGGCTTGTTTGGGAAGTGATTGGAGTTGTCATAGGTTCTTTCTTTTCCGGCGTGATTTCGAACCGGGTTGGAATTAAATTAGAGCGTGGCCCAAACATTACCAACAGCACTCGCATAATTGCCGCCATTATTGGAGGTGCGCTTTTTGGCTTAGGCTCGCAACTTGGTCGGGGATGCACCAGCGGAGCAGCTTTAAGTGGAATGGCTGTAATGTCGTTCGGAGGGATCATTACCATGATCGCCATTTTTGGATCGGCCTACTCTTTTGCATATTTATTCAGAAAACTTTGGTTAAAATAA